A DNA window from Haliovirga abyssi contains the following coding sequences:
- the lpxD gene encoding UDP-3-O-(3-hydroxymyristoyl)glucosamine N-acyltransferase has translation MYSVEEIAKLIDGKIIGDKNFKVEGLAPFYESKENKITFALDEKFLKNLNKTLSKAIIIPEGIITEFDNNKIYILVDKSPKEKLMKILKFFKKEQKEIEKNIEEDLNIYVNVKISPNCYIGHNVKIGENSIIYPNVTILEGVTIGKNSIIYPNVTIREFCKIGDNVIIQPGAVIGSDGFGYIPLNGMHQKLEQIGSVIIEDNVEIGSNTTIDRGAIGDTIIKKGTKIDNLVHIAHNDKIGENCLIIAQVGISGSVEVGDNTILAGQTGVAGHLKIGSNVVIAAKSGVTNNVPDNSRMAGFPLRAHKDDLRVKVAMGKVPSLIKQIKKLEKKLEEK, from the coding sequence ATGTACTCAGTAGAAGAAATTGCAAAATTAATTGATGGGAAAATTATTGGAGATAAAAATTTTAAAGTAGAAGGATTAGCTCCATTTTATGAATCAAAAGAGAATAAAATTACATTTGCTTTAGATGAAAAATTTTTAAAAAATTTAAACAAGACTTTATCAAAAGCAATTATAATACCAGAAGGAATTATTACAGAATTTGATAATAACAAAATATATATATTGGTAGATAAAAGCCCAAAAGAAAAGTTAATGAAAATATTGAAATTTTTTAAAAAAGAACAAAAAGAGATAGAAAAAAATATAGAAGAAGATTTAAATATATACGTAAATGTAAAAATTTCTCCAAATTGTTATATTGGTCATAATGTTAAAATAGGAGAAAACAGTATAATATATCCTAATGTAACAATATTAGAAGGAGTAACTATAGGAAAAAATAGCATAATATATCCTAATGTAACAATAAGAGAATTCTGTAAAATAGGTGATAATGTAATTATTCAACCAGGAGCAGTTATTGGTTCTGATGGATTTGGATATATTCCATTGAATGGAATGCATCAAAAATTAGAACAAATAGGGAGTGTCATAATAGAAGATAATGTGGAAATAGGTTCAAATACAACAATTGATAGAGGAGCTATTGGAGATACAATTATAAAAAAAGGGACAAAAATTGATAATTTAGTTCATATTGCACATAATGATAAAATAGGAGAAAATTGTCTTATAATAGCTCAAGTTGGGATATCTGGAAGTGTTGAAGTTGGAGATAATACAATTTTAGCAGGACAAACAGGAGTTGCAGGACATTTAAAAATAGGTAGTAATGTTGTAATAGCTGCAAAATCTGGAGTAACAAATAATGTTCCAGATAACTCAAGAATGGCAGGATTTCCATTAAGAGCTCATAAAGATGATTTACGAGTAAAAGTGGCAATGGGAAAAGTACCTTCTTTGATAAAACAAATTAAGAAATTGGAAAAAAAATTGGAGGAAAAATAA